Proteins encoded by one window of Arachis hypogaea cultivar Tifrunner chromosome 1, arahy.Tifrunner.gnm2.J5K5, whole genome shotgun sequence:
- the LOC112701447 gene encoding pyrophosphate-energized vacuolar membrane proton pump encodes MGAALLPDLGTEILIPVCAVIGIGFALFQWLLVSKVKLSAARDASPNAAAKNGYNDYLIEEEEGINDHNVVIKCAEIQSAISEGATSFLFTEYKYVGIFMVAFAILIFLFLGSVQGFSTSHQPCTYDESKMCKPALATALFSTISFLLGGVTSLVSGFLGMKIATYANARTTLEARKGVGKAFITAFRSGAVMGFLLAANGLLVLYIAINVFKFYYGDDWEGLFEAITGYGLGGSSMALFGRVGGGIYTKAADVGADLVGKVERNIPEDDPRNPAVIADNVGDNVGDIAGMGSDLFGSYAESSCAALVVASISSFGVNHELTAMLYPLIVSSVGIIVCLLTTLFATDFFEIKAVKEIEPALKKQLIISTALMTIGIAIVSWIALPSSFTIFNFGVQKDVKNWQLFLCVAVGLWAGLIIGFVTEYFTSNAYSPVQDVADSCRTGAATNVIFGLALGYKSVIIPIFAIAVSIFVSFSFAAMYGIAVAALGMLSTIATGLAIDAYGPISDNAGGIAEMAGMSHRIRERTDALDAAGNTTAAIGKGFAIGSAALVSLALFGAFVSRAAITTVDVLTPKVFIGLLVGAMLPYWFSAMTMKSVGSAALKMVEEVRRQFNTIPGLMEGTAKPDYATCVKISTDASIKEMIPPGALVMLTPLIVGIFFGVETLSGVLAGSLVSGVQIAISASNTGGAWDNAKKYIEAGASEHARSLGPKGSDCHKAAVIGDTIGDPLKDTSGPSLNILIKLMAVESLVFAPFFATHGGLLFKI; translated from the exons ATGGGTGCAGCGCTACTCCCAGATCTCGGGACTGAGATTCTCATCCCTGTGTGTGCCGTCATAGGGATAGGGTTTGCCCTCTTCCAGTGGCTTCTTGTCTCCAAGGTCAAGCTCTCCGCCGCCAGAGACGCTTCTCCCAACGCCGCCGCCAAGAATGGCTACAACGATTATCTCATCGAAGAGGAGGAAGGCATCAACGACCACAACGTCGTTATCAAATGCGCTGAAATCCAGAGCGCCATTTCCGAAg GAGCAACCTCTTTCCTTTTCACTGAGTACAAGTATGTGGGAATCTTCATGGTGGCTTTTGCCATCTTGATATTCCTCTTCCTTGGCTCTGTGCAAGGATTCAGCACAAGTCACCAGCCTTGCACCTATGATGAATCCAAGATGTGTAAACCAGCTCTAGCTACTGCCCTCTTTAGCACCATTTCATTCTTGCTCGGTGGCGTCACGTCGCTAGTCTCCGGTTTCCTTGGAATGAAAATTGCTACTTATGCAAATGCGAGAACCACTCTGGAGGCGAGGAAGGGTGTTGGAAAGGCTTTCATCACTGCATTTAGATCTGGTGCAGTTATGGGATTTCTCCTTGCTGCAAATGGTCTATTGGTTCTTTACATTGCCATCAACGTTTTCAAGTTCTACTATGGCGATGACTGGGAAGGTCTTTTTGAGGCCATAACTGGTTATGGTCTTGGTGGGTCTTCTATGGCTCTCTTTGGCAGAGTTGGTGGAGGTATCTACACTAAGGCTGCTGATGTTGGTGCTGATCTTGTTGGCAAGGTTGAAAGGAACATTCCCGAGGATGACCCAAGAAATCCTGCT GTGATCGCCGATAATGTGGGTGATAATGTTGGGGATATTGCTGGTATGGGATCTGATCTCTTCGGTTCATATGCCGAGTCATCCTGTGCTGCCCTTGTTGTtgcttccatctcctcttttgGGGTGAACCATGAGTTGACTGCTATGTTGTACCCTCTCATTGTCAGCTCTGTGGGTATCATAGTTTGTTTACTTACCACCTTATTTGCAACTGACTTTTTTGAGATAAAGGCTGTGAAGGAAATTGAGCCGGCATTGAAAAAACAACTCATTATTTCCACTGCTTTAATGACGATTGGGATTGCAATTGTTAGTTGGATTGCACTACCATCTTCCTTCACTATCTTCAATTTTGGAGTTCAGAAAGATGTCAAGAACtg GCAACTATTTTTGTGTGTTGCTGTTGGTCTTTGGGCAGGTCTTATTATTGGATTTGTAACCGAGTACTTTACCAGCAATGCATATAG CCCTGTGCAAGATGTTGCAGATTCCTGCAGGACTGGTGCTGCCACTAATGTTATCTTTGGGCTTGCCTTGGGATACAAGTCTGTCATCATCCCAATTTTTGCTATTGCTGTTAGTATTTTTGTTAGCTTCAGCTTTGCTGCCATGTACGGTATTGCTGTTGCAGCACTTGGGATGCTGAGTACCATAGCCACTGGATTGGCCATTGATGCTTATGGTCCAATTAGTGACAATGCTGGAGGTATTGCTGAGATGGCTGGTATGAGCCACAGAATTAGAGAGAGAACAGATGCCCTTGATGCCGCCGGAAACACAACTGCTGCTATTGGAAAG GGATTTGCAATTGGTTCTGCCGCACTTGTGTCTCTGGCTCTCTTTGGTGCCTTTGTGAGCCGTGCTGCTATCACAACTGTTGATGTGTTGACTCCAAAGGTTTTCATTGGTTTGCTTGTTGGTGCAATGCTTCCATACTGGTTTTCCGCCATGACCATGAAGAGTGTGGGAAGTGCTGCACTAAAGATGGTTGAGGAAGTGCGCAGGCAATTCAATACCATTCCTGGCCTGATGGAGGGAACTGCAAAGCCTGACTATGCTACATGTGTTAAGATCTCCACTGATGCTTCCATTAAAGAAATGATCCCGCCCGGTGCCCTTGTCATGCTTACACCCCTCATTGTCGGTATCTTCTTTGGAGTAGAAACACTTTCTGGTGTCCTTGCTGGATCTCTGGTGTCTGGTGTACAG ATTGCCATCTCCGCATCCAACACCGGTGGTGCTTGGGACAATGCCAAGAAGTACATTGAG GCTGGTGCATCTGAGCATGCGAGAAGCCTTGGGCCAAAGGGGTCAGATTGTCACAAGGCAGCTGTGATTGGAGACACTATTGGGGACCCACTGAAGGACACATCTGGACCCTCACTCAACATCCTCATCAAACTTATGGCCGTTGAGTCCCTTGTCTTTGCTCCCTTCTTTGCCACCCATGGTGGCCTCCTCTTCAAGATCTAA